The following are encoded together in the Monodelphis domestica isolate mMonDom1 chromosome 5, mMonDom1.pri, whole genome shotgun sequence genome:
- the LOC100028749 gene encoding LOW QUALITY PROTEIN: HIV Tat-specific factor 1-like (The sequence of the model RefSeq protein was modified relative to this genomic sequence to represent the inferred CDS: deleted 2 bases in 2 codons): MSSNQQDNNKGFEEQLWLQQLYEEINELPKGNDPYTYVDQADGTAYEWDLDKKAWFPKITEDFLATYQANYGFPPDNPPFSSAKSEEADKNVKAGEEPPDKKATQNCEKKRKGEKRKPEPGWFHVEEDSNTNVYVTGLPPDITKDEFVQLMSKCGIIMKDPQTDECKIKLYKDKQGNLKGDGVCCYLKKESVDLALKLLDDDVIRGYKLHVEKAKFQLKGEYDDRKKKKKCKDYRKKLSLQQKQLDWRPEKKAGSMRMRHERVVIIRNMFHPKDFEEDPLVLNEIREDLQTECEKFGQVKKVLLFDRHPDGVASVSYKEPEEADLCIQALNGRWFGGRQLHVEVWDGVTDYQVEETSREREEQLKGWDNFLENPITQKETHSFDPDSASGSMTRV, from the exons ATGAGCAGCAACCAGCAAGACAACAACAAAGGGTTTGAGGAACAGCTATGGCTCCAACAACTCTATGAGGAGATTAATGAACTACCCAAGGGCAATGATCCCTACACTTATGTGGACCAAGCTGATGGCACTGCTTATGAGTGGGACCTGGACAAGAAGGCTTGGTTCCCCAAGATCACTGAAGATTTCCTTGCTACATATCAAGCCAATTATGGATTCCCTCCTGATAATCCtcctttctcatctgcaaaaagtgaa GAAGCTGATAAGAATGTAAAAGCTGGTGAGGAGCCTCCTGACAAAAAAGCCACCCAAAACTGTGAGAAAAAgcggaaaggagaaaagagaaagcctGAACCAGGATGGTTTCATGTTGAAGAGGACAGCAACACAAATGTATATGTTACTGGCTTACCTCCAGACATTACAAAGGATGAATTTGTACAACTTATGTCCAAATGTGGCATTATCATGAAAGAC CCCCAAACAGATGAATGTAAAATCAAGCTTTATAAAGATAAACAAGGAAATCTTAAAGGAGATGGGGTTTGCTGTTATTTGAAGAAAGAATCGGTTGATCTAGCATTAAAGCTTCTAGATGATGATGTAATCAGAGGTTACAAACTGCATGTGGAAAAGGCTAAGTTTCAGCTCAAGGGTGAATATGATgacaggaaaaagaagaagaaatgcaaaGACTACAGGAAAAAGCTGTCTCTACAACAAAAACAGCTAGATTGGAGGCCTGAGAAAAAAGCTGGTTCAATGAGAATGCGACATGAGAGGGTTGTCATTATTAGGAATATGTTCCATCCAAAGGATTTTGAGGAGGATCCATTAGTGCTAAATGAAATCAGAGAAGACCTCCAAACAGAGTGTGAGAAGTTTGGGCAAGTAAAGAAGGTCCTTCTCTTTGATAGACACCCAGATGGTGTGGCCTCTGTGTCCTATAAGGAACCAGAAGAAGCTGATCTCTGCATACAAGCCCTCAATGGAAGGTGGTTTGGTGGTCGCCAGTTGCATGTGGAAGTATGGGATGGTGTGACAGATTATCAGGTGGAGGAGAcatcaagagagagagaagaacaacTGAAAGGCTGGGATAATTTTTTAGAGAATCCTATCACCCAGAAAGAAACCCATTCATTTGATCCTGATTCTGCTTCTGGAAGCATGACCCGGGTATAG